The following proteins come from a genomic window of Ilumatobacter coccineus YM16-304:
- a CDS encoding endonuclease III domain-containing protein, with translation MRRQEKADRIGEILEELYPNPPVPLDHTDPYTLLVAVALSAQTTDKKVNEVTPALFEAAGTPEKMAALDPEEILGYIKTVGLAPTKAKNLWLMANQILDAGGEIIGDWEFLESLAGVGHKTASVVMGGVFGVPAFAVDTHIHRLAARWGLSNGTTVERTEKDLKAVFPKETWSDRHLQIIYFGREYCPAKRHDLTACPICSWAATKKRIAEESR, from the coding sequence ATGCGTCGTCAGGAGAAGGCAGATCGAATCGGCGAGATCCTCGAGGAGCTCTACCCGAACCCGCCGGTGCCGCTCGATCACACCGACCCCTACACCTTGCTCGTCGCCGTGGCGCTCTCGGCGCAGACCACCGACAAGAAGGTCAACGAGGTCACCCCGGCGTTGTTCGAAGCGGCCGGCACGCCGGAGAAGATGGCGGCGCTCGACCCGGAGGAGATCCTCGGCTACATCAAGACGGTCGGACTGGCGCCGACCAAGGCGAAGAACCTGTGGCTCATGGCCAACCAGATCCTCGACGCCGGCGGCGAGATCATCGGCGACTGGGAGTTCCTCGAATCACTCGCCGGTGTCGGCCACAAGACCGCGTCGGTCGTGATGGGTGGCGTGTTCGGGGTGCCCGCGTTCGCCGTCGACACGCACATCCACCGACTCGCGGCTCGGTGGGGGCTCTCCAACGGCACCACGGTGGAGCGCACCGAGAAGGATCTCAAGGCGGTGTTCCCGAAGGAGACCTGGAGCGATCGTCATCTCCAGATCATCTACTTCGGCCGTGAGTACTGCCCGGCGAAGCGACACGACCTGACCGCCTGCCCGATCTGCAGTTGGGCGGCGACCAAGAAGCGCATCGCCGAAGAATCCCGTTGA
- a CDS encoding cation:proton antiporter, protein MGPVEITLVAALVVAFAAVSMRIEHWPLTMPMVFVAAGAATAAFDAIEIDAEIGSIALLAELTLAVILFSDAVRIDFRRLRRHLGLPVRLLGIGLPLSIALGALVNALLFPELPFAQVALLAAILAPTDAALGSAVVEDTVVPARDRLALNVESGVNDGLVVPVVAIMTALVIDENRSTSGWIGFVARQIGWGVALGLVVGGVGITVLRAAHHRGWSDGRYEQLATFVLPVIALFGAEALTGNSFIAAFVAGLAFGSFGNDAKHTPGSASEPDDDAHASYFGGFTEDAAQLLALGAFFVFGNVLLGQAVDDVSAGVVVCAIVTLTLGRMLPVWIAMIGSGTRWPTRLFIGWFGPRGLASIIFGLLLLEDFDEVAGGGDDLFGVIGVTVTASVVLHGATASWGASRYGRWAEALEASDDERSDMNVPEVAEMIPRSRFSLRR, encoded by the coding sequence ATGGGACCGGTCGAGATCACCCTGGTCGCGGCGCTGGTCGTCGCATTCGCCGCGGTCTCGATGCGGATCGAGCACTGGCCGCTCACCATGCCGATGGTGTTCGTGGCCGCGGGCGCGGCAACGGCAGCGTTCGACGCGATCGAGATCGACGCCGAAATCGGTTCGATCGCCCTGCTCGCCGAACTCACGCTCGCCGTGATCCTGTTCTCCGACGCGGTTCGGATCGACTTCCGACGCCTGCGACGCCATCTCGGCCTGCCCGTGCGTCTGCTCGGCATCGGGCTGCCGCTCTCGATCGCGCTCGGCGCCCTGGTGAACGCGCTGCTGTTTCCCGAGCTGCCGTTCGCACAGGTGGCCTTGCTCGCAGCGATCCTCGCACCCACCGACGCGGCGCTCGGTTCGGCGGTCGTCGAAGACACCGTGGTGCCGGCGCGTGACCGTCTCGCGCTCAACGTCGAGTCGGGTGTCAACGACGGCCTCGTCGTGCCGGTCGTGGCGATCATGACAGCACTGGTCATCGACGAGAACCGGTCGACGAGCGGCTGGATCGGCTTCGTGGCGCGCCAGATCGGGTGGGGCGTCGCGCTCGGACTCGTGGTCGGCGGCGTCGGGATCACCGTGCTGCGGGCCGCTCACCACCGGGGCTGGTCCGACGGGCGCTACGAGCAGCTCGCCACGTTCGTGCTGCCGGTGATCGCGCTGTTCGGGGCCGAGGCACTGACCGGCAACTCGTTCATCGCGGCGTTCGTCGCCGGTCTGGCGTTCGGGTCGTTCGGCAACGATGCGAAGCACACGCCGGGCTCGGCGAGCGAGCCCGACGACGACGCGCACGCCTCGTACTTCGGAGGGTTCACCGAGGACGCGGCGCAGCTCCTCGCTCTGGGCGCGTTCTTCGTGTTCGGCAACGTGTTGCTCGGCCAGGCGGTCGACGACGTGTCGGCCGGCGTCGTCGTGTGTGCGATCGTCACGCTGACGCTCGGCCGGATGTTGCCGGTGTGGATCGCCATGATCGGCAGCGGCACGCGATGGCCGACTCGACTCTTCATCGGCTGGTTCGGCCCGCGTGGGCTCGCGTCGATCATCTTCGGCCTGTTGCTGCTGGAGGATTTCGACGAGGTCGCGGGTGGCGGCGACGATCTGTTCGGCGTGATCGGGGTGACGGTCACCGCGTCGGTGGTCCTCCACGGTGCCACGGCATCGTGGGGAGCGAGTCGCTACGGACGCTGGGCGGAAGCGCTCGAGGCGAGCGACGACGAGCGCTCCGACATGAACGTGCCCGAGGTGGCCGAGATGATCCCGCGGTCGCGGTTCTCGTTGCGGCGCTGA
- the rsmD gene encoding 16S rRNA (guanine(966)-N(2))-methyltransferase RsmD: protein MRVVAGELGGRKLISPEGTSTRPTTDRVREAIFNALGSLGVLDGAVVADLFAGSGAVGIEAISRGADHCTFVERDRNALRVLEDNIEALDLASRSRVMRSDATSVASALDVDIVFADPPYDFDGWDQLLGQIHAGLVVTESGREVTPPAGWTALRTKKYSRTWVSFLERADG, encoded by the coding sequence ATGCGCGTGGTGGCAGGCGAACTCGGCGGGCGCAAGCTCATCTCCCCGGAAGGGACCTCGACGCGTCCCACGACCGATCGGGTCCGCGAGGCGATCTTCAACGCGCTCGGCAGCCTCGGCGTGCTCGACGGCGCCGTCGTCGCCGACCTGTTCGCCGGCTCGGGAGCGGTCGGGATCGAGGCCATCTCGCGCGGTGCCGATCACTGCACGTTCGTCGAACGCGACCGCAACGCGCTCCGCGTGTTGGAAGACAACATCGAGGCACTCGACCTCGCGTCGAGATCGAGGGTGATGCGGTCCGATGCCACGTCGGTGGCCAGCGCACTCGACGTCGACATCGTGTTCGCCGACCCGCCCTACGACTTCGACGGTTGGGACCAACTGCTCGGCCAGATCCACGCGGGGCTCGTCGTCACCGAGTCGGGCCGCGAGGTGACGCCTCCGGCCGGATGGACCGCGCTGCGCACGAAGAAGTACAGCCGCACGTGGGTGAGCTTCCTCGAGCGTGCGGATGGGTAA
- the coaD gene encoding pantetheine-phosphate adenylyltransferase — translation MSGPRDLRVLYPGSFDPLHLGHLDVIEQAAELFGGVVVGVLYNFAKDSGLFDVDRRVELVEASTAHLPTVSVEKHTGLTTQAARAVGADFIVKGLRTPGDFEIEQQMAQMNHSTAGVRTVYLPSSAELSFVSSRFVREIAKYGGDVAHLVPTVVAEALATEFADRQQ, via the coding sequence ATGAGCGGACCCAGAGATCTACGAGTGCTCTATCCAGGGAGTTTCGACCCGCTGCACCTCGGTCACCTCGACGTGATCGAGCAGGCGGCCGAACTCTTCGGCGGCGTCGTGGTCGGCGTGCTCTACAACTTCGCCAAGGACTCGGGCCTCTTCGACGTCGATCGTCGCGTCGAACTCGTCGAGGCGTCGACCGCTCACCTGCCGACGGTGTCGGTCGAGAAGCACACCGGGCTCACGACGCAGGCGGCGCGAGCCGTCGGTGCCGACTTCATCGTCAAGGGGCTGCGCACACCCGGTGACTTCGAGATCGAGCAGCAGATGGCCCAGATGAACCACTCGACGGCCGGCGTTCGGACGGTGTATTTGCCGAGCAGCGCGGAGCTGAGCTTCGTGAGTAGCCGCTTCGTGCGTGAGATCGCGAAGTACGGTGGCGATGTTGCACACCTGGTGCCAACCGTCGTCGCCGAGGCACTGGCGACCGAGTTCGCTGATCGGCAACAATGA
- a CDS encoding ATP synthase subunit B family protein, which yields MSYDHYDDNDSRGHNDYDDVVDDSYPELGSPGGYVGDAETLLRRAIDVIFNAPTMPLSSSPRIDRDEIIELLDESLNRLPDELRQARWMLKERQEFVAKTRREADELLEAARVRAERMVQRTEVVRAAEQRARQVMETAEADSRRLKHETEDFLDQRLGSFEILLDKLSKTVHAGRQRLSIGGGEEEVAAVQADDDPTNAFFDQDI from the coding sequence ATGAGTTACGACCACTACGACGACAACGACAGCCGGGGCCACAACGACTACGACGACGTGGTCGACGACAGCTACCCCGAGTTGGGTTCGCCGGGCGGTTACGTCGGCGACGCCGAGACGTTGCTCCGTCGTGCCATCGACGTGATCTTCAATGCGCCCACCATGCCGCTGTCGTCGTCGCCGCGCATCGACCGTGACGAGATCATCGAACTGCTCGACGAATCGCTCAACCGACTGCCCGACGAACTCCGCCAGGCGCGCTGGATGCTGAAGGAGCGCCAGGAGTTCGTGGCCAAGACGCGCCGTGAAGCCGACGAACTGCTCGAAGCCGCTCGCGTTCGGGCCGAGCGGATGGTGCAGCGCACCGAAGTCGTGCGTGCTGCCGAGCAGCGCGCCCGCCAGGTGATGGAGACGGCCGAAGCCGACTCCCGCCGCCTCAAGCACGAGACCGAAGACTTCCTCGACCAACGCCTCGGATCGTTCGAGATCCTCCTCGACAAGCTGTCGAAGACGGTGCACGCCGGCCGGCAGCGTCTGTCGATCGGCGGGGGAGAAGAAGAGGTCGCGGCGGTGCAGGCCGACGACGACCCCACCAACGCCTTCTTCGATCAAGACATCTGA
- a CDS encoding SDR family oxidoreductase, producing the protein MKVAVIGATGYVGGRLVPELLEAGHEVRCLARTPARLDSVDWRSDVEVLTADVLDRDSLDGAFDGIEAVYYLVHAMGQGGDFEESDRTGADNARSAAEAAGVSRIVYLGGLGEDDPEQLSDHLASRHEVGAVLAAGTVPVTELRAAIIIGSGSASFEMLRHLVEVLPAMICPRWVTRTKCQPIGIADVLHYLVAVIEIPEAAGEILEIGGPDVLTYRDMMDRYAAVAGLKRRLIIPVPVLSPRLSSHWVNLVTPLPYGLARPLVDSLVNDVVVSPERDIARLVDRTPYALDTAIERALAVVGDMRLKTSWMDSTRGSMSASPMPQDPDWAGGTIYEATQEVTSAASPEALFATVSGIGGERGWYAANFLWTVRGGLDKIIGGVGMRRGRRHPDQLRVGDALDFFRVEAYERPSLLRLRAEMKVPGDAWLEWRITTDESGDSVLRQLARFHPRGVAGRAYWWVLLPIHKVIWKQLIERLALRAASSGV; encoded by the coding sequence ATGAAGGTCGCAGTGATCGGAGCGACCGGCTACGTGGGCGGGCGACTCGTTCCCGAACTCCTCGAGGCCGGCCACGAGGTCCGCTGCCTGGCACGGACTCCCGCCCGGCTCGACAGCGTCGACTGGCGCTCCGACGTCGAGGTCCTCACCGCCGACGTGCTCGATCGCGACTCGCTCGACGGCGCCTTCGACGGCATCGAGGCGGTGTACTACCTGGTACACGCGATGGGTCAAGGCGGCGACTTCGAAGAGTCCGACCGCACCGGCGCCGACAACGCTCGATCCGCGGCCGAGGCGGCGGGCGTGTCGAGGATCGTCTACCTCGGCGGACTCGGCGAAGACGACCCCGAGCAACTGTCCGACCACCTCGCGAGCCGCCACGAGGTCGGCGCCGTGCTCGCCGCGGGCACCGTGCCGGTCACCGAACTCCGGGCCGCGATCATCATCGGCTCAGGCAGTGCCTCGTTCGAGATGCTGCGCCATCTCGTCGAGGTGCTTCCGGCGATGATCTGCCCGCGGTGGGTCACCCGCACCAAGTGCCAACCGATCGGCATCGCCGACGTGTTGCACTACCTGGTGGCCGTGATCGAGATCCCCGAGGCCGCCGGCGAGATCCTCGAGATCGGCGGGCCCGATGTGCTCACCTACCGCGACATGATGGATCGCTACGCGGCGGTCGCCGGGCTCAAGCGGCGACTGATCATCCCGGTTCCGGTGCTGTCGCCGCGGCTGTCGTCGCACTGGGTCAACCTGGTCACGCCGCTGCCGTACGGCCTCGCCCGCCCGCTCGTCGACAGCTTGGTCAACGACGTCGTCGTCAGCCCCGAACGCGACATCGCTCGACTCGTCGACCGCACGCCGTATGCGCTCGACACTGCGATCGAGCGTGCCCTGGCCGTGGTCGGTGACATGCGGTTGAAGACGAGTTGGATGGACAGCACCCGAGGGAGCATGTCGGCGTCACCGATGCCGCAGGATCCCGACTGGGCAGGCGGCACGATCTACGAGGCGACGCAGGAGGTGACGAGCGCGGCGTCGCCCGAGGCGCTGTTCGCCACCGTGTCGGGCATCGGCGGCGAGCGAGGCTGGTACGCGGCGAACTTCCTGTGGACGGTGCGCGGCGGCCTCGACAAGATCATCGGCGGCGTCGGCATGCGACGCGGGCGACGCCACCCCGATCAACTGCGCGTCGGTGACGCTCTCGACTTCTTCCGAGTCGAGGCGTACGAGCGTCCGAGCCTCTTGCGGCTGCGCGCCGAGATGAAGGTTCCCGGCGACGCCTGGCTCGAGTGGCGCATCACGACCGACGAGTCGGGGGACTCGGTGCTCCGACAGCTGGCTCGGTTCCATCCGAGAGGTGTGGCCGGGCGGGCCTACTGGTGGGTGCTGCTCCCGATCCACAAGGTCATCTGGAAGCAGCTCATCGAACGCCTGGCCCTCCGCGCTGCGTCATCGGGTGTCTGA
- a CDS encoding SRPBCC family protein produces MRRPATTRDIDAPASAVWRVITDLARWPDWGPSVRGATLDGERFEAGATGTVTTSFGVTLPYEVTDFVDGEHWAWKVARVPATGHWVEAIDDDRCRAGFDVAVLAAPYLAVCALALRRIEAIAVDDANRHETVRPDDTGAPDGTGVVEVGR; encoded by the coding sequence GTGAGACGACCAGCGACGACCCGAGACATCGATGCCCCGGCGAGCGCTGTGTGGCGTGTCATCACCGACCTCGCCAGATGGCCCGACTGGGGTCCATCGGTTCGTGGCGCGACGCTCGACGGCGAGCGCTTCGAGGCCGGCGCGACCGGAACGGTGACGACATCGTTCGGCGTCACGCTCCCCTACGAGGTGACCGATTTCGTCGACGGCGAACATTGGGCCTGGAAGGTCGCCCGCGTGCCTGCGACCGGCCACTGGGTCGAGGCGATCGACGACGACCGTTGCCGCGCCGGGTTCGACGTCGCCGTGCTGGCGGCGCCGTACCTGGCGGTCTGTGCCCTCGCCCTTCGCCGCATCGAGGCGATCGCCGTAGATGATGCGAATCGCCACGAGACGGTGCGACCCGACGACACCGGCGCCCCCGACGGCACCGGCGTCGTGGAGGTCGGCCGATGA
- a CDS encoding YceD family protein has translation MADDGLRELRVNAVELLRQPGAVKEIDTTVAASALDVEHESLTGDISVSVDLESMNDGISVRGTVSAPWNGVCRRCLKELGGELSVPVDELYQIDVIDEEAYPIENNQLDLSPMARQTALLELDQERLCRSDCAGLCPKCGIDRNDETCDCDTTVKDDRWAALDGLQLDD, from the coding sequence ATGGCTGACGACGGGTTGCGCGAACTACGAGTCAATGCGGTGGAGTTGCTCCGCCAACCCGGCGCGGTCAAAGAGATCGACACCACGGTCGCCGCGTCGGCGCTCGACGTCGAGCACGAATCGCTCACCGGCGACATCAGCGTGTCGGTCGACCTCGAATCGATGAACGACGGCATTTCGGTGCGCGGCACGGTGTCGGCCCCCTGGAACGGTGTGTGCCGACGCTGCCTGAAAGAGCTCGGCGGCGAGCTCAGCGTCCCGGTCGACGAGCTGTACCAGATCGACGTGATCGACGAGGAGGCGTATCCGATCGAGAACAACCAGCTCGATCTGTCGCCGATGGCGCGCCAGACGGCGCTGCTCGAACTCGATCAGGAACGGTTATGTCGCTCCGACTGCGCCGGGCTGTGCCCGAAGTGCGGGATCGACCGCAACGACGAGACGTGCGACTGCGACACCACGGTCAAAGACGACCGGTGGGCGGCGCTCGACGGACTCCAGCTCGACGACTGA
- the rpmF gene encoding 50S ribosomal protein L32, with translation MAVPKKKTSKSKTRSRRASAWKLNAPARSICPRCSSAKVPHTVCSSCGWYRDRYVVDVKS, from the coding sequence ATGGCTGTCCCGAAGAAGAAGACTTCAAAATCCAAGACCCGTAGCCGCCGTGCGAGCGCATGGAAGCTCAACGCACCGGCTCGCAGCATCTGCCCCCGTTGCAGCTCTGCGAAGGTCCCCCACACGGTGTGCTCATCGTGCGGTTGGTACCGCGATCGCTACGTCGTCGACGTCAAGAGCTGA
- the plsX gene encoding phosphate acyltransferase PlsX, whose protein sequence is MLPVAIDAMGGDLAPNPNVDAAHAASADGIPVVLVGPADLAGRETADGSLLDLIEATEVIGMHDDPASGVRRKKDSTLVRAAEAVRDGRASAMISAGNTGATMASALLRMGRIKGVKRPAIATPIPVPGSTPTVLLDAGANAEVQADWLVQFGQMGSIYARHRFDIDNPRVGLLSIGEEASKGDTLRKDTHALLSQTPGINFIGNVEGRDVMSDEVDVCVTDGFTGNVVLKTLEGGMKAVIGALLKAFEPEEFKPHADALMPALLPLYSALSPDTYGGATLLGVDGVCIIAHGSSNAEAMRNGIGVAREMVEHDLVAEMARAIRPD, encoded by the coding sequence ATGCTCCCCGTCGCCATTGACGCCATGGGTGGCGACCTCGCGCCCAATCCCAACGTCGACGCCGCGCACGCTGCGTCGGCCGACGGTATTCCCGTCGTGCTGGTCGGTCCCGCCGACCTCGCCGGCCGTGAGACCGCCGATGGTTCGCTCCTCGACCTGATCGAGGCGACCGAGGTCATCGGCATGCACGACGACCCGGCATCGGGCGTGCGTCGCAAGAAGGACTCCACGCTGGTCCGCGCCGCCGAAGCCGTTCGTGACGGACGAGCGAGCGCCATGATCAGCGCCGGCAACACCGGAGCCACCATGGCCTCGGCGCTGCTGCGGATGGGCCGCATCAAGGGCGTCAAGCGCCCGGCCATCGCCACGCCGATTCCCGTGCCGGGCTCCACCCCCACGGTGCTGCTCGACGCCGGAGCCAACGCCGAAGTGCAAGCCGACTGGCTCGTGCAGTTCGGCCAGATGGGCTCGATCTACGCTCGCCATCGCTTCGACATCGACAACCCCCGAGTCGGCCTGCTGTCGATCGGCGAGGAAGCGTCGAAGGGCGACACGCTGCGCAAAGACACGCACGCGCTGCTCTCGCAGACCCCGGGCATCAACTTCATCGGCAACGTCGAAGGCCGCGACGTCATGAGCGACGAAGTCGACGTGTGCGTCACCGACGGCTTCACCGGCAACGTCGTGCTCAAGACCCTCGAAGGCGGCATGAAGGCCGTGATCGGTGCGCTGCTCAAGGCGTTCGAACCCGAGGAGTTCAAGCCCCACGCCGACGCACTCATGCCGGCGTTGCTGCCGCTCTACTCGGCGCTGAGCCCCGACACGTACGGCGGTGCCACACTGCTCGGTGTCGACGGCGTGTGCATCATCGCCCACGGCTCGTCCAATGCCGAAGCGATGCGCAACGGCATCGGCGTCGCTCGCGAAATGGTCGAGCACGATCTCGTGGCCGAGATGGCCCGAGCAATTCGCCCCGACTAG
- a CDS encoding acyl carrier protein, with the protein MPAETHVEQGPLGRDEILQIVRDRLADILEIEPASVNEGDSFVDDLDADSLALIELVEGLEEEIGERTVGFRIEDEDLEDLKTVRDAVDYVHERVGKS; encoded by the coding sequence ATGCCAGCCGAAACACATGTCGAACAGGGCCCGCTCGGCCGAGACGAGATCCTCCAGATCGTGCGCGATCGGTTGGCCGACATCCTCGAGATCGAGCCAGCCAGCGTCAACGAAGGTGACTCGTTCGTCGACGACCTCGACGCCGACTCCCTCGCACTGATCGAACTGGTCGAAGGCCTCGAAGAAGAGATCGGCGAACGCACCGTCGGTTTCCGCATCGAAGACGAAGACCTCGAAGACCTCAAGACCGTTCGCGACGCCGTCGACTACGTCCACGAACGCGTCGGCAAGAGCTGA
- the rnc gene encoding ribonuclease III → MSSTDTPGTSAASPDTAPGADHASLAAAVGHEFGDPSLLQRALAHRSWCSEHPGTESNERLEFLGDAVLGWAIADIAYRRFDDLPEGQLTDLRKSVVNATALASIAEEIGVGPHLLLGKGEGAAGGAEKPSILSDAFEAILGAVYLDGGSEAAYAMVERHVAPRLARNIDRLVELDNKTQLQELCAKRGDEPPRYELTSVGPDHAKVFTARALVGSRLVGTGDGRSKKAAEQVAAAAACAALLADA, encoded by the coding sequence GTGTCGAGCACCGACACCCCAGGCACCTCGGCGGCTTCCCCCGACACGGCCCCCGGAGCCGATCATGCGTCGCTCGCCGCTGCGGTGGGGCACGAGTTCGGTGACCCGTCGTTGTTGCAACGCGCGCTAGCGCATCGCTCGTGGTGTTCCGAGCATCCCGGTACCGAGAGCAACGAGCGCCTCGAGTTCCTCGGTGACGCCGTGCTCGGGTGGGCGATCGCCGACATCGCGTATCGACGCTTCGACGACCTTCCCGAAGGGCAACTCACCGACCTCCGCAAGAGTGTCGTCAACGCCACGGCGCTCGCATCGATCGCGGAAGAGATCGGTGTCGGCCCCCATCTCCTGTTGGGCAAAGGCGAAGGCGCTGCGGGTGGTGCCGAGAAGCCGTCCATCCTGTCCGACGCGTTCGAAGCGATCCTCGGTGCGGTCTACCTCGACGGTGGCAGCGAGGCGGCGTACGCCATGGTCGAACGCCACGTCGCACCACGACTCGCTCGCAACATCGACCGACTCGTCGAACTCGACAACAAGACGCAACTCCAGGAGTTGTGCGCGAAGCGGGGCGACGAGCCGCCGCGCTACGAGTTGACCTCGGTCGGTCCCGACCACGCCAAGGTCTTCACCGCCCGGGCACTCGTCGGATCACGGCTCGTCGGAACCGGCGACGGGCGATCGAAGAAGGCGGCCGAGCAGGTGGCGGCTGCCGCGGCCTGTGCGGCCCTGCTCGCCGATGCCTGA
- the mutM gene encoding bifunctional DNA-formamidopyrimidine glycosylase/DNA-(apurinic or apyrimidinic site) lyase, with protein MPELPEVETVRRGLDRHARGRRIERVEVGRERVVRRTSREALVDGLTNTRIERTDRRGKYLLLPLDSGDVAMIHLRMSGQVLIADGGAARPAHTHVVMHLDNDSELWFVDPRTFGEVVVFAPDRVDVELPELAKLGIDPIAEPFAKAQLSAIVRSTARALKPLLLDQHKIAGIGNIYADEILHAARLRPDRPANTLDARAITRLHLAIVDVLSAAIAAGGSTLGDAQYVDLMGEGGSYQDDHRVYARGGERCLTCGRGWIRRTVSGGRGTHYCPVCQY; from the coding sequence ATGCCTGAACTGCCCGAAGTCGAAACAGTCCGCCGTGGACTCGACCGCCACGCACGAGGCCGCCGCATCGAGCGGGTCGAGGTCGGACGCGAACGAGTCGTGCGGCGCACGTCGAGAGAGGCGCTCGTCGACGGGTTGACGAACACCCGCATCGAGCGCACCGATCGGCGCGGCAAATACCTGCTGTTGCCGCTCGACTCGGGCGATGTCGCGATGATCCACCTGCGTATGAGCGGCCAGGTCCTCATCGCCGATGGTGGCGCGGCCCGCCCCGCTCATACGCATGTGGTGATGCACCTCGACAACGACTCCGAGCTGTGGTTCGTCGACCCCCGAACGTTCGGTGAAGTGGTCGTGTTCGCTCCCGACCGCGTCGACGTCGAGCTCCCCGAACTCGCCAAGCTGGGAATCGATCCGATCGCCGAACCCTTCGCAAAGGCCCAGCTCAGTGCCATCGTTCGGTCGACGGCGAGAGCGCTCAAGCCGCTACTCCTCGACCAGCACAAGATCGCCGGGATCGGCAACATCTACGCCGACGAGATCCTCCACGCGGCACGGCTGCGTCCCGATCGACCGGCCAACACGCTCGACGCTCGAGCGATCACGAGGCTCCATCTGGCGATCGTCGACGTGCTGTCGGCGGCCATCGCCGCGGGCGGCTCCACCCTGGGTGACGCCCAGTACGTCGACCTGATGGGCGAGGGCGGCTCGTACCAGGACGACCACCGTGTCTACGCCCGCGGCGGTGAACGGTGCCTCACGTGCGGTCGAGGGTGGATCCGGCGCACGGTGAGCGGCGGCCGCGGCACGCACTACTGCCCGGTCTGCCAGTACTGA